The Rhineura floridana isolate rRhiFlo1 chromosome 15, rRhiFlo1.hap2, whole genome shotgun sequence genome window below encodes:
- the YIF1B gene encoding protein YIF1B: MDRAGARAGGAAGAACMATKRRLPAAAAASSSTPSPLGLSSSSPAVMADPHRLFEDTSSGASSAGRPAYAEQVSASFLSEPAVSNFAVAYGSSLASQGKEIVGRNIDRLIPVTKLKYYFAVDTIYVGKKLGLLLFPFLHQDWQVQYQQDTPVAPRFDVNAPDLYIPVMAFITYILVAGLALGTQNRFSPDLLGLQASSALAWLIVEVLAILLSLYLVTVNTDLSTIDLVAFSGYKYVGMIVGLLAGLLFGKMGYYLLLSWCCITIFVFMIRTMRLKILSEAAAEGVLVRGAKNQLRMYLTMAVAGLQPLIMYWLTFHLIY; the protein is encoded by the exons ATGGACCGCGCCGGCGCGCGTGCGGggggagcagcaggagcagcctGTATGG CCACCAAGCGCCGCCtgcctgccgctgccgccgcgtCCTCGTCGACGCCTTCCCCGCTGGGCCTCTCGTCCTCCAGCCCGGCCGTGATGGCGGACCCGCACCGGCTCTTCGAGGACACGAGCTCCGGTGCCTCCTCCGCGGGCAGACCCGCCTACGCCGAGCAGGTCTCCGCCTCCTTCCTCTCCGAGCCCGCCGTGTCCAACTTCGCGGTGGCCTACGGGAGCAGCCTGGCCAGCCAGGGCAAGGAGATCGTGGGCCGGAAC ATCGATCGCCTCATCCCCGTGACCAAGCTGAAGTACTATTTCGCCGTGGACACcatctatgttggcaaaaagctggggCTGCTCCTGTTCCCCTTCCTGCACCAG GACTGGCAGGtacagtaccagcaggacaccccagTGGCACCACGCTTTGATGTCAACGCGCCAGACCTCTACATACCAG TAATGGCATTCATCACCTACATTCTGGTGGCAGGGCTGGCGCTGGGAACCCAGAATAG GTTCTCCCCTGACCTGCTGGGCTTGCAGGCCAGCTCAGCCCTGGCTTGGCTCATTGTAGAGGTGCTAGCCATTCTCCTCAGCCTCTACCTCGTGACTGTCAACACAGACTTGTCCACCATTGACCTGGTTGCCTTCTCAGGGTACAAGTATGTTGG GATGATTGTTGGCCTTTTGGCTGGGCTGCTCTTTGGGAAGATGGGTTATTACCTGCTGCTGAGCTGGTGCTGTATCACAATctttgttttcatg ATCCGGACCATGCGCTTGAAGATCCTGTCTGAGGCAGCAGCCGAAGGAGTGCTGGTGCGGGGAGCCAAAAACCAGCTGCGCATGTACCTGACCATGGCTGTGGCCGGGTTGCAGCCGCTCATCATGTACTGGCTCACCTTCCACCTCATCTATTGA